A part of Gossypium hirsutum isolate 1008001.06 chromosome A07, Gossypium_hirsutum_v2.1, whole genome shotgun sequence genomic DNA contains:
- the LOC107955909 gene encoding uncharacterized protein, with protein sequence MLESAALNGRRTRWQVLLSEFDMIYVNEKAVKGSTIADFLANRASEDYEPLKFDFSNEDIMYVATTEEDTPEDLPWKLNFDGASNVFEYEACIMKICAAIERKINVLEVFDDITFCYLLRDENQMADVLATLASMIRVNKREDMEPILMSIYKVLTHCYNIDEDKERDDYPWYHDILQYMKNREYPDQTTKNDRKTLRRLASECVLDGEIPYKRRKDQVPLRCVDAIEAKEILKEVHEVLPIEAEIPSLWVLSELRLDEAKWIQSRYDQLNLIEEKRLKAIRYGQMYQKRMTRAYKKKVRPRVFHGGDLRKWTIKAFPTQ encoded by the exons ATGTTGGAGTCAGCCGCTCTGAATGGAAGGAGGACCCGATGGCAAGTTCTGCTCTCCGAATTCGACATGATCTATGTGAACGAGAAGGCTGTGAAGGGGAGCACAATAGCAGACTTTCTAGCCAATAGAGCTTCAGAAGATTACGAGcctttaaaatttgatttttctaaTGAAGATataatgtatgtggcaactaccgAAGAGGACACTCCGGAGGATCTtccttggaaattaaattttgacggagcatcAAACGTCTTTG aatacgaagcatgtatcatgAAAATCTGTGCAGCCATAGAGCGTAAAATCAATGTGTtggag GTGTTTGATGATATCACTTTCTGTTACCTTCTgcgagatgaaaatcagatggctgacgtCTTAGCTACGCTAGCCTCTATGATCAGAGTAAATAAACGAGAGGATATGGAGCCAATACTGATGAGTATCTATAAGGTTCTTACTCATTGCTACAATATCGACGAAGATAAGGAGAGAGATGATTATCCTTGGTATCATGATATTTTGCAATATATGAAGAACCGTGAATACCCTGATCAGACAACTAAAAATGATAGGAAAACATTGAGGAGGCTGGCTAGTGAGtgtgtcttagatggagagatcccGTATAAAAGGAGGAAGGATCAAGTGCCTTTAAGATGTGTTGATGCTATTGAAGCTAAGGAAATCCTAAAGGAAGTTCACGAAG ttttgCCCATCGAAGCCGAAATTCCTTCTCTTTGGGTTTTATCAGAGTTGAGGCTAGACGAAGCAAAATGGATCCAGTCTCggtatgatcagctgaacttgattgaggaaaagaggttaAAGGCTATCCGttatggtcaaatgtaccagaagcgAATGACGCGAGCTTACAAAAAAAAGGTTCGCCCCAGGGTATTCCATGGGGGGGACTTG CGGAAATGGACGATAAAAGCCTTCCCTACCCAGTAA